Within Peptostreptococcaceae bacterium, the genomic segment GCATATTCGCGACAATTCCAGTTGTAGTACATCAGTGGATGCTGCGTTTATTGAAAACATATATCATGCCAGCCCGTTGCATGACATTGGCAAAGTCGGAATCTCCGATGCCATCTTGCTCAAGCCCGGCAAACTTACCCTTGAGGAATTCAAGTTGATGAAACAGCATACGGTGCTCGGCGCGCAGACGCTTGAAATAGCGCGTAATCAATACCCGCGAAACGCCTTCATCAACATGGGCATCAATGTCGCTCGCTCGCACCACGAGCGCTGGGATGGCACTGGCTATCCTGCTGGTCTGGCCGGCGAAGAGATCCCACTCTCTGCGCGCATTATGGCGGTTGCTGATGTGTATGATGCCTTACGTTCAAAGCGCTGCTACAAGGAGGCCTTCACGCATGAGACGGGCCGTGGCATCATTCTACAAGGAAGAGGCACCCAATTTGATCCCGCCGTTGTTGACGCATTTATTACTCTGGAGCACGAGTTCAACAGTATCCGCACAGCCATGGATGATGCAGTTTATATTTCGACTCAGCAGACGAACAGCTAAAACGATGGGAACAGATGTTGATAATATTATGCCGCCTATTTCCCGCTTCGGCGGCAGTATCAGAGCGGTCAAAAAACAGGGGATTATCGAAAAGCTGAAGAAATTCTTTGAGAAATACTTTGGAGTGATATAAAGGTAGCCTGCTCTTTTGTAGTATATTGTTTCATTAAGTTACATAAATTTAAAAACCAACTAAACACCAAAGGCTTCGTAACAGTGCCGGAAAGTCCCGTAATTGCGGGATTTATGCTGTATCGAAGTCTTTTTTCTCTAGGAAACTATTTCAAGGAGATAGCCCCTGGCGTTTCAATGCACTTTTCGAGTGGGGGCAAACTCATTGAGCGTATGAAAAAAATTATTGAAAATGAAATGAAATCGTACAAGGACTATCCGACAGGATTTTACTTTAATCAAATCAGAAAACGCGCGGAATTTAAAGCCGGTTTGAATTGGCCAATCTTTCTTGATAGCTCAGTCCATATAAGTTATAATAAACAAAGAATACCAATATAGGAGGAAACTATAATGAGCGTAAGAGTTAGGTTTGCGCCTAGTCCGACCGGTTATGTACATATCGGAGGACTACGGACTGCTTTATATAATTATCTTTTTGCGGCACAGCAAAATGGAGCTTATTTATTAAGGATTGAAGATACCGACAGAACACGCCTTGTGGAAGGGGCCGTAGAGAATATAATAGAAGCTCTCGATTGGACGGGAATCCATCACAACGAAGGACCCTTTGTAGACGACGAGGGAAATCTCCGAGAAAAAGGCGATTTTGGGCCGTACATACAATCTAACAGGCTTGAGATTTATCGGGAATATATCGACCGGCTTTTGGAAAGTGGCCATGCATACCATTGCTTCTGTACGAAGGAACGATTGGATAATCTTAGAAATGATCAGAAGGCAATGGGCAAAATAACAAAGTATGACGGGCTTTGCAGAGGCATTAGCCTTGCGGAGGCAAGAAAAAGGGTTGCCGATGGTGAGCCCCATGTAATACGCCTAAAGCTTCCTGTCAATCACGATATAGTGTTTAACGATTTGGTAAGAGGACGCGTTTCAGTCAATACCGATGACATGGATGACCAAGTGTTGATGAAAAGTGACGGGTTTCCCACATATCATCTGGCTGTAATAGTGGATGACCACCTTATGGGAATAACCCATATAATAAGAGGCGAGGAATGGGTTCCTTCAACTCCAAAGCATGTATACATATATGAGGCCTTTGGCTGGGAAGTGCCGCAGTTCGTACATCTTCCCAATATACTCAATAGTGAAAAGAAGAAGCTAAGCAAGAGACAGGGCGATGTTGCCGTAGGCGATTTCAAGAAGAAGGGATATCTGCCGGAGGCATTGGTCAACTATATTGCAATGGTGGGATGGGCGCCTGAAGACAATCAGGAAATAATGTCCATGGAAGAATTGATTAAAAAATTCAGTCTGGACCGTGTTTCAAAAAGCGGAGGCGTCTTTGATGTAGATAAACTTAATTGGGTCAGTGCCCATTATATAAGAGAAGCAGACATAGACAGGCTTACTCGTCTTTGCATACCATATCTTAAGGAAGCGGGATTGATAAGCGAAAAAGACTGTAAAGAGCGTTATGATTGGATTCGCTTGGTTGTAAAGGTTTCTAGGGACAATCTTTCCTATTTGAGCCAAATAGGCGATGAAGCCAAGATTTTCTTCGGGAAAGAGGTGGCCGTAGAAAACGACGAGGCTATGGAGCTCCTTCGAATGGAGCATGTCCCGGAGCTCTTGAGAGTTCTGAAAGAAAAGGTTAAGGAAGCTGAAATTATCGACGCAGAGTTTGGAAAAACGATTTTCAAGACACTTAAAAAAGAAACGGGAGTTAAGGGTAAAAATTTATTCATGCCGGTTAGAATTGCATTGACAGGACAAATGCATGGTCCGGAAATGGTTGAAATAATTGAAGTTTTGGGTAGAGATACAATAATTGAAAGAATAGATTATATGTTGGAAAATAATATGGAATAAGGCTTTGAAGAGGAAATAACATCGTCAAAACAGGGATACAGAGAGTAGCCGCAATTGCTGAAAGCGGTTTCATTTCAGGCGATGAGTGCACCTTGGAGCCTCCGGATTGAAAGATTAGTAGATCCGGACGTGAACCTGCGTTAACGGTTAGAGGGGTCCTTTTAGGGGC encodes:
- a CDS encoding HD domain-containing protein; translation: HIRDNSSCSTSVDAAFIENIYHASPLHDIGKVGISDAILLKPGKLTLEEFKLMKQHTVLGAQTLEIARNQYPRNAFINMGINVARSHHERWDGTGYPAGLAGEEIPLSARIMAVADVYDALRSKRCYKEAFTHETGRGIILQGRGTQFDPAVVDAFITLEHEFNSIRTAMDDAVYISTQQTNS
- a CDS encoding glutamate--tRNA ligase, with protein sequence MSVRVRFAPSPTGYVHIGGLRTALYNYLFAAQQNGAYLLRIEDTDRTRLVEGAVENIIEALDWTGIHHNEGPFVDDEGNLREKGDFGPYIQSNRLEIYREYIDRLLESGHAYHCFCTKERLDNLRNDQKAMGKITKYDGLCRGISLAEARKRVADGEPHVIRLKLPVNHDIVFNDLVRGRVSVNTDDMDDQVLMKSDGFPTYHLAVIVDDHLMGITHIIRGEEWVPSTPKHVYIYEAFGWEVPQFVHLPNILNSEKKKLSKRQGDVAVGDFKKKGYLPEALVNYIAMVGWAPEDNQEIMSMEELIKKFSLDRVSKSGGVFDVDKLNWVSAHYIREADIDRLTRLCIPYLKEAGLISEKDCKERYDWIRLVVKVSRDNLSYLSQIGDEAKIFFGKEVAVENDEAMELLRMEHVPELLRVLKEKVKEAEIIDAEFGKTIFKTLKKETGVKGKNLFMPVRIALTGQMHGPEMVEIIEVLGRDTIIERIDYMLENNME